In a single window of the Podospora pseudocomata strain CBS 415.72m chromosome 2 map unlocalized CBS415.72m_2, whole genome shotgun sequence genome:
- a CDS encoding uncharacterized protein (EggNog:ENOG503P3IR) yields MDESSSVTGAGADTPSSVPTRPAPGRKRSSSGAGGLLSKLPFMRNSGEHRPRSRRNTNETEITTFPPTPSFTSIPADTPPRHAGAPNGAPPLLPHIIQYQTQQPQSLKTRRRRGSLRKVALLGRGAQREKRDRGLTIDTKLNVYGEPNGTPIQVTAGTAPTSVTSNTLHLQNNSGILKNSINTSTPYGLGISDLTPRPSMDGYASRSGSQPSDPDATPTAALAPINANTPSSRNSITGSRSPSISYNTTDDEDALHMAVPTGPGSSTSNLSSTSSSVNLLRPERASVSSASGSESYFLNLPHSPHSPPRPLGLGSSTSGSSILPSIQRRRGTVQRAKSPLALTSLAGLSTTPLPQPDSDWDYSETEWWGWVVLIVTWTVFVIGMGSCLGVWSWAWDVGTTPYAPPELEDDPTLPIVGYYPALIILSCVMAWVWVVVAWVGMKYFRHARVSGD; encoded by the coding sequence ATGGACGAGTCGTCATCGGTCACAGGCGCCGGCGCCGATACGCCATCTTCCGTCCCAACTCGTCCAGCGCCCGGTCGCAAGCGCAGCAGCTCTGGCGCTGGAGGCTTGCTTTCGAAACTACCTTTTATGCGAAACTCGGGCGAACACCGCCCACGATCCCGCCGCAACACCAACGAGACCGAGATCACAACATTTCCTCCCACACCCTCTTTCACCTCCATACCGGCCGACACTCCTCCACGCCACGCGGGTGCGCCCAACGGTGCGCCCCCGCTGTTGCCTCACATTATCCAATATCAAACCCAGCAGCCGCAATCGCTAAAAACACGACGACGTAGAGGATCGTTGCGAAAGGTTGCCCTGTTGGGGCGGGGTGCTCAAAGAGAAAAGCGGGATCGTGGACTAACAATCGACACAAAATTGAACGTCTATGGCGAACCAAACGGGACACCAATCCAAGTCACAGCCGGCACCGCGCCGACCTCGGTTACATCAAACACATTACACCTCCAGAATAATAGCGGTATCTTGAAGAATTCTATTAATACATCTACACCGTACGGTCTGGGAATATCAGACCTCACACCCCGACCCAGCATGGACGGATATGCCAGCCGAAGTGGTTCCCAACCGTCCGATCCAGACGCAACCCCCACTGCCGCATTGGCCCCTATAAATGCCAACACGCCCAGCTCAAGAAATAGCATCACCGgctcaagaagcccaagtATAAGCTACAACACCACAGACGATGAAGACGCCCTCCACATGGCCGTCCCCACCGGGCCGGgttcatcaacctcgaacctctcatccacctcgtcctccgttaacctcctccgcccggAAAGAGCCTCtgtctcctccgcctcgggGTCAGAATCTtacttcctcaacctcccccattCTCCCCACAGCCCTCCCCGACCGTTGGGCCTCGGATCATCCACCTCAGGCTCATCAATCCTCCCATCAATCCAACGCCGTCGCGGCACGGTTCAGAGAGCGAAGTCCCCGCTGGCACTCACCTCTCTGGCAGGGCTATCAACGACACCCTTGCCACAACCAGACTCAGACTGGGACTATTCCGAGACggagtggtgggggtgggtggtgttgattgtGACGTGGACGGTGTTTGtgattgggatggggagctgcttgggggtttggagCTGGGCGTGGGATGTGGGGACTACACCGTATGCGCCGCCtgagttggaggatgatCCGACGTTGCCGATTGTGGGGTATTATCCTGCGTTGATAATACTTAGTTGTGTGATGGCctgggtttgggtggtggttgcgtgGGTGGGGATGAAGTATTTTAGGCATGCTAGGGTTAGTGGGGATTAA
- the zrg17 gene encoding cation diffusion zinc membrane transporter Zrg17 (EggNog:ENOG503NXD4; COG:P): protein MAPGPKPSLQPPGTPPTPVFAITGQHGEPSFHFVCDDFDLDQQQQQPGRNHPNNEPEATVRLEPEAAPFSSPVQHYLAPSPRSSPAAFLDPYSHHPSLRPPTPDHLFNSMSSDGGLAANGGDAPAMKNPFNFQTQIISSGPVKSNIGQRRGHRYKHSSISATHQIFQEPPPRPPPVLPASLPIPTLREAWSSMQRDQKARLWWCSLHALIALYVFLSAEGSLAMTALSHLVFFDVGSAAVCVAVDVLGNFEVWRRSSIRHPFGLQRAEVLAGFAMSVFLVFGGFDLISHSMKDVLESVGHHAPHHPVSATDDSSQPAGGGHSHGARYITPGTLDLASFAAFVSTLISAYGLRNHGRIRRVMRVPLPYLSSLLPESTILSNPFHFLTLFFSGIMLVLPLVYIPHIIWLDRLICATISLSMFFLGARLAVGQGFMLLMSYNHVDSKKQKGDSSEVASVIKEIESEPQVQRVEEAQFWQVHYGLAMANLKVKVKGGEMMGGGQGQDGAVSQLRQRLGRVVQNRLGEGYGRGGSLRWEVTVQMSSD, encoded by the exons ATGGCTCCAGGTCCAAAGCCGTCTCTTCAACCTCCAGGGACACCGCCGACGCCGGTTTTTGCGATTACCGGTCAACACGGCGAGCCCTCTTTTCACTTTGTTTGCGACGATTTTGATCTggatcagcaacaacaacagccaggTCGAAATCATCCAAACAACGAACCCGAGGCAACCGTCCGATTAGAGCCGGAAGCCGCGCCCTTTTCGTCCCCGGTACAGCATTACCTCGCGCCCTCCCCACGAAGCAGTCCTGCCGCCTTCCTCGATCCCTACTCTCACCACCCGTCGCTACGGCCGCCGACGCCCGATCATCTCTTCAACAGCATGTCGTCCGATGGGGGCCTTGCCGCCAACGGCGGCGATGCGCCTGCCATGAAGaaccccttcaacttccAAACCCAGATTATCTCGTCTGGACCGGTCAAATCT AACATCGGCCAACGCCGCGGCCACAGATACAAAcactcctccatctcggccacTCACCAAATCTTCCAAGAACCACCCCCTCGACCGccccccgtcctccccgcctccctccccatcccaaccctccGAGAAGCCTGGTCGAGCATGCAGCGCGATCAAAAAGCCAGGTTATGGTGGTGCTCCCTCCAcgccctcatcgccctctACGTCTTCCTCTCGGCCGAAGGCTCCCTGGCCATGACAGCCCTCTCCCACCTAGTCTTCTTCGACGTCGGCTCCGCCGCAGTCTGCGTAGCAGTCGACGTCCTAGGCAACTTTGAAGTATGGCGCCGCTCCTCGATCCGGCACCCCTTCGGCCTCCAACGAGCCGAAGTCCTCGCCGGCTTCGCAATGTCTGTCTTTCTCGTCTTTGGCGGATTCGACCTGATCTCGCACTCCATGAAAGACGTCCTCGAATCCGTCGGCCACCAcgcccctcaccaccccgtCTCAGCAACCGATGactcctcccaacccgccGGCGGTGGCCACAGTCACGGAGCACGATACATCACCCCCGGCACCCTcgacctcgcctccttcGCAGCCTTTGTTTCAACCCTCATCTCTGCCTACGGCCTGCGAAACCACGGCCGGATCCGCCGTGTCATGCGCGTGCCGCTGCCgtacctctcctccctcttacCCGAATCCACCATCCTTTCTAACCCCTTCCACTTTCTCACCCTCTTCTTTTCAGGCATCATGCTTGTCCTGCCGCTAGTCTACATCCCCCACATCATCTGGCTTGACCGTCTAATCTGCGCGACGATTTCCCTGTCTATGTTTTTTCTCGGGGCTCGTCTAGCAGTAGGACAAGGGTTTATGCTCCTCATGTCGTACAACCACGTCGACAGCAAGAAACAAAAGGGAGACAGCAGCGAAGTCGCCAGCGTgatcaaggagattgagagCGAGCCGCAGGTTcagagggtggaggaggcgcagTTTTGGCAGGTGCACTATGGGCTTGCGATGGCGAATCTGAAGGTCAAGGTtaaggggggggagatgatggggggagggcagGGGCAGGATGGGGCGGTCAGCCAGTTACGGCAgagattggggagggtggtgcagaatcggttgggggaggggtatgggaggggggggagtttgaggtGGGAGGTTACTGTGCAGATGAGTAGTGACTGA
- the DUG3 gene encoding glutamine amidotransferase subunit (EggNog:ENOG503NWKE; COG:M), giving the protein MCRFLVYKGSDEILLSKLVLDPAHSILKQSFDSRLRLDTRRGQNNADGFGIGFYTDPKLGAAPCLFTSTTPAWNCVNLQRLASKTASHLIFAHVRATTEGSLSEDNCHPFSHGSLIWMHNGGIGGWKQIKRRLGERLADKWYLGVVGGTDSEWAFALFLDTLERMGHNPSSQPADGFGPTVLRKAMLKTIAIINELIDNIPESVIHSENVDTRSLLNFAVSDGHSVICTRYVGSASDEAASLYYSSGTLWETRAPTPDKRDYQMERSDKGADVVLVASEPLSFERENWVNVPTNSILTIHNQTVMVHPIKDQYYDRNPQHRRSAAFVRARGLSANEKTTLRAGISGPIPTIAGPSTTCGPACAPQPQENKQNHPQKRLLGPTIPTFPYARQESSSTVPRTRTPLSHSESSSTLVGGAPPAPEVPTVRQTQPSQGNIKKKRASLSAVDAGGHAGMLGPYLSDTSPVTPEPTPVRTEYGNPDKIARMFPELALR; this is encoded by the exons ATGTGCCGGTTCCTG GTCTACAAAGGGAGCGACGAGATCTTGCTTTCAAAGCTAGTCCTCGACCCAGCACACTCCATCCTCAAGCAGTCATTTGACTCTCGCCTCCGGCTG GACACTCGACGTGGTCAAAACAACGCCGACGGGTTCGGCATTGGCTTCTACACCGACCCCAAGTTAGGCGCTGCGCCGTGCCTCTTCACCTCGACCACACCAGCCTGGAACTGCGTCAACCTCCAACGATTGGCTTCCAAGACAGCCTCTCACCTTATCTTCGCCCATGTCCGCGCCACCACCGAAGGGTCACTGAGCGAAGACAATTGCCACCCATTCTCCCACGGCAGCTTGATCTGGATGCACAATGGCGGCATCGGCGGCTGGAAGCAGATCAAGAGGAGGCTCGGCGAGCGGCTGGCCGACAAGTGGTATCTTGGAGTAGTGGGAGGGACCGACAGTGAATGGGCATTTGCCTTGTTCTTGGACACACTCGAGCGCATGGGACACAACCCCAGTTCCCAGCCAGCCGATGGGTTTGGGCCAACGGTTCTTAGAAAGGCGATGCTCAAGACAattgccatcatcaacgaaCTCATCGACAACATTCCCGAGAGCGTTATCCACTCTGAGAATGTTGATACCAGAAGTTTACTCAACTTCGCCGTATCAGACGGCCATAGCGTCATCTGCACTCGCTACGTAGGTAGTGCCTCGGACGAAGCCGCCAGTTTATACTACTCGTCGGGCACACTCTGGGAAACCCGCGCTCCCACCCCCGACAAGAGGGACTATCAAATGGAGCGCAGCGACAAGGGGGCAGATGTAGTTCTAGTAGCCAGTGAACCCCTTTCCTTTGAGCGAG AAAACTGGGTCAACGTCCCAACAAACTCAatcctcaccatccacaATCAGACGGTAATGGTTCATCCCATCAAAGACCAATACTACGACCgcaacccccaacaccgccgcTCGGCAGCCTTTGTCCGAGCCCGCGGCCTCTCGGCCAACGAGAAAACCACCCTCCGCGCCGGCATCTCGGGCCCAATTCCCACCATCGCCGGCCCATCCACCACTTGCGGTCCAGCTTGCGCGCCCCAACCTCAAGAGAACAAACAAAACCACCCACAAAAacgcctcctcggccccaCGATCCCTACCTTTCCTTATGCCCGTCAAGAGAGCAGTTCAACCGTTCCAAGAACACGGACACCACTCTCGCATTCAGAGTCGAGCTCGACGCTTGTCGGCGGggctcctccagcaccggaGGTGCCGACTGTGAGACAAACCCAGCCAAGTCAGGGAaacatcaagaagaagagggcgagCTTGAGCGCGGTAGATGCGGGAGGGCACGCGGGGATGCTGGGGCCGTATTTGAGCGATACCAGTCCTGTGACGCCGGAGCCGACGCCGGTAAGGACAGAATATGGGAATCCGGATAAGATTGCGAGGATGTTTCCCGAGTTGGCGCTGCGGTAG
- the msp1 gene encoding mitochondrial dynamin GTPase Msp1 (BUSCO:EOG09260KUC; COG:U; EggNog:ENOG503NUQI), whose protein sequence is MSAQLRAAGAIAPVARRVGLRAVRQFHQFPTGGIQRADLAARDLRRSVQFPAKLYHNAVMVRNASFVRLLPKLAIKFVRIPALFGGLMLGAAGWVQYQAIQLGNSATEMYTNIKTGVTDTAFAIWGTATDIANQTKNGFNEKKGQFTMPEWLENIMKGEGAAGEGSGGPNGGREPPKQSRVAGGAAAAGASAAAYGYGAADEEDDRSPEEVVKDDHMMYITKRMIEIRNLLSRVGQSSSVTLPSIVVIGSQSSGKSSVLEAIVGHEFLPKGSNMITRRPIELTLVNDPQAKVDYGEFPDLGLARVTDFSLIQKTLTELNQSVPESQCVSDDPIRLTIHSPRVPDLSLIDLPGYIQVAGENQPRELKRKISELCDKYIRGPNIILAISAADTDLANSTALQASRRVDPRGERTIGVITKMDLVDPEKGAAILGDKQYPLRLGYVGVISKMPVQTGGLFRRESSNLLASINKNEKAFFNSHPEEFGPNSGAATGTITLRKKLMHVLEQQMSSKLTETTDAITRELEETTYQFKVQYNEQPMSAESYLAASLDDFKHQFHNFANTFGRQQLLELLKDSLDQKVLDQLAARYWNKPIEDLFIAPAEPDSLVDLPKADPKSPYWHRQLDTACSGLTRLGVGRLAATVASNAIQANIDKLLDKSSFAKHPSARQVISEAAALVLADRAYATSDGIEISLKPYKFDPDIQPNEWEKGREHVVGVLQGELEQCQNALKSLESSVGGRKKLREVMGFVDKARKGEIIIEGDHPSGAGGFSAALLARGREAVFLRDRADIINMRIVASKSRKCKSLENKYYCPEIFLDAVATKLAQTAVLFLNVEMLNDFYHRFPREVETKLNEYMNSHGGNGLEKFAREDPKIRRHLDLVQRKELLELVLMKIQDLHRFDAAGNVKADRDYLKKGRQQRGRWSF, encoded by the exons ATGAGCGCACAGCTCCGCGCCGCCGGGGCGATTGCCCCCGTCGCCCGTCGCGTCGGTCTGCGAGCCGTCCGCCAGTTCCATCAGTTTCCCACCGGCGGCATCCAGAGAGCCGACCTCGCCGCCCGTGACCTCCGGAGGTCTGTGCAGTTCCCGGCCAAGCTGTACCACAATGCTGTCATGGTGCGGAACGCCTCGTTTGTCCGCCTGCTGCCCAAGCTGGCCATCAAGTTCGTCCGGATCCCCGCACTGTTCGGTGGGCTGATGTTGGGTGCGGCGGGATGGGTGCAATATCAAGCTATCC AACTGGGTAACTCTGCCACCGAAATGTACACAAATATCAAGACTGGTGTGACGGACACCGCTTTCGCCATATGGGGAACCGCTACCGATATTGCCAACCAGACCAAAAATGGATTCAACGAAAAGAAGGGACAATTTACGATGCCAGAATGGCTGGAAAATATTAtgaagggagagggtgccGCCGGGGAAGGCTCGGGAGGACCAAATGGTGGGCGGGAACCCCCAAAGCAATCTAGAGTGGCCggcggtgctgctgctgcaggagCTTCCGCGGCAGCTTATGGTTACGGTGCtgccgacgaggaggacgatcGCTCACCAGAGGAGGTTGTAAAGGACGACCACATGATGTACATCACCAAGCGGATGATCGAGATTCGAAACCTCCTCTCGCGAGTTGGGCAATCCAGCAGCGTCACCCTGCCATCCATCGTTGTTATTGGTTCGCAATCATCTGGCAAGAGCTCAGTGCTGGAGGCTATTGTTGGTCACGAGTTTTTGCCCAAGGGTAGCAACATGATCACCCGCCGCCCGATCGAGCTCACCCTTGTGAACGACCCCCAAGCGAAAGTCGACTATGGCGAGTTCCCAGATCTGGGGCTTGCGAGGGTTACGGACTTTTCCTTGATTCAGAAGACCCTGACCGAGCTCAACCAGTCTGTGCCTGAGTCTCAGTGTGTGTCTGACGACCCTATTCGGCTCACCATTCACTCCCCACGAGTTCCGGATCTCTCTCTGATCGATCTTCCTGGCTACATTCAGGTTGCGGGCGAGAACCAGCCGCGTGAGCTTAAGCGCAAGATCTCTGAGCTTTGCGACAAGTACATCCGAGGTCCCAACATTATCCTGGCTATTTCTGCTGCTGACACCGATTTGGCCAACTCTACTGCCCTGCAGGCCAGCCGTAGGGTTGACCCAAGGGGCGAACGGACGATCGGcgtcatcaccaagatggaTCTCGTAGACCCAGAGAAGGGTGCCGCCATTCTTGGCGACAAGCAGTACCCTCTCCGTTTGGGCTATGTCGGTGTCATCTCCAAGATGCCCGTCCAGACTGGTGGTCTCTTCAGAAGAGAGAGCAGCAACCTTCTGGCGAGCATCAACAAAAACGAAAAGGCTTTCTTCAACTCTCACCCGGAGGAGTTTGGCCCTAACTCAGGGGCCGCTACGGGCACCATCACGCTGCGCAAGAAGCTGATGCATGTTTTGGAGCAGCAAATGTCCTCTAAACTCACAGAAACAACCGATGCCATTACTCGTGAGCTCGAGGAGACAACTTACCAGTTCAAGGTCCAGTACAATGAGCAGCCCATGAGTGCCGAGTCCTACCTCGCCGCCAGTCTGGATGACTTCAAGCACCAGTTTCACAACTTTGCCAACACCTTTGGCCGCCAACAGCTGCTGGAACTGCTGAAGGATTCTCTGGACCAAAAGGTGCTCGACCAACTCGCTGCTCGGTATTGGAACAAGCCCATCGAGGATCTTTTCATTGCCCCCGCTGAGCCTGACAGTCTGGTTGACCTCCCCAAGGCCGACCCCAAGTCGCCTTACTGGCACCGCCAGCTTGACACAGCCTGCTCCGGTCTTACGCGCCTCGGTGTCGGCCGTCTCGCTGCTACCGTTGCCTCCAATGCCATTCAGGCGAACATTGACAAGCTGCTCGACAAGTCGTCGTTTGCGAAGCACCCATCCGCCCGCCAGGTGATCAGCGAGGCCGCTGCTCTTGTCCTCGCTGACAGGGCGTACGCTACTAGCGATGGCATTGAGATCTCGCTGAAGCCGTACAAGTTTGACCCGGATATTCAGCCCAACgagtgggagaaggggcGGGAGCATGTGGTGGGTGTTCTTCAGGGCGAGCTGGAGCAGTGCCAGAATGCGCTCAAGTCATTGGAGAGCTCGGTTGGTGGGAGGAAAaagttgagggaggtgatgggctTTGTTGacaaggcgaggaagggtGAGATTATCATTGAGGGAGATCACCCCAGCGGTGCGGGCGGTTTCAGCGCGGCGCTGCTTGCGAGAG GCCGTGAAGCCGTCTTCCTCCGCGACCGCGcggacatcatcaacatgcGGATTGTTGCTTCCAAGTCGAGAAAGTGCAAGTCCCTCGAGAACAAGTACTACTGCCCCGAAATTTTTCTGGATGCGGTAGCCACCAAGCTGGCTCAGACGGCGGTGCTGTTCCTCAATGTGGAGATGCTGAATGACTTTTATCATCGGTTcccgagggaggtggagacgAAGCTGAATGAGTATATGAACTCTCATGGGGGCAACGGGCTGGAGAAGTTTGCGAGGGAGGACCCCAAGATTAGGAGGCACTTGGACTTGGTGCAGAGGAAGGAGTTGCTcgagttggtgttgatgaagatTCAGGACTTGCACCGGTTTGATGCGGCGGGGAATGTGAAGGCAGATAGGGATTatttgaagaaggggaggcagcagagggggaggtggtcgttttag
- the cyn1 gene encoding Cyanate hydratase (EggNog:ENOG503P2DV; COG:H), which translates to MADSAPRLAALDDSIVSRLPSYSQSLFAAKTAHELSFSAIAEHLGRSEVAVAALFYGQATASPEDITKLAELLSLPEAQLRKDLGAGFPDRGRSGPMPPVEPLIYRLYEVVQNYGYAFKSVINEKFGDGIMSAICFDTKVEKETVEGADWVVITLRGKWLPFTRF; encoded by the exons ATGGCCGACTCAGCCCCCcgcctcgccgccctcgac GACTCCATCGTCTCCCGCCTCCCCTCCTACTCCCAATCCCTCTTTGCGGCCAAAACCGCCCACGAGctctccttctcggcaaTCGCTGAACACCTCGGCCGGTCCGAGGTTGCAGTTGCGGCGCTCTTTTACGGACAGGCGACGGCCTCGCCGGAGGATATCACCAAACTGGCGGAGCTCTTGAGCTTGCCCGAGGCGCAGCTGAGGAAGGATCTCGGGGCTGGGTTCCCTGATCGGGGGAGGTCAGGGCCTATGCCGCCGGTTGAACCGCTGATTTATAGGTTGTATGAGGTTGTGCAGAATTACGGGTATGCGTTCAAGAGTGTGATTAATGAGaagtttggggatgggattaTGAGTGCTATTTGCTTTGATACaaaggtggagaaggagacggtggagggcGCGGATTGGGTTGTTATTACGCTGAGGGGGAAGTG GCTACCTTTCACGAGGTTCTAA
- a CDS encoding uncharacterized protein (EggNog:ENOG503P1WZ): protein MPHKHTRREKDENTFDLPPTQIAKPLPPTTISKKKENEKNNKKRKPQQPKKGDDPNQQNDAPKPKKRKRGDKNDDAPRAFKRLMAINEGRLPRSGLDNGDAPKKKKKGGDIRKPVEKAKETTAEEKREELKIMPGESMAEFNQRVDAALPISGLVTKTKLKDGKDPLGLKVKRTLKEKKMHNMYAEWRMIDAKIKEKREEELEELEEKEMENEAMGVSWKLEQEAGKKKKGKKKTKYIGEDNGPEGDPWAEIKKKRNEGKVGLNEVAQAPPELTKPRMNSLVRGAKVQVADIPKAAGSLRQREELQGIRENVVEQYRKLMEGRRAALAAEGKERDD, encoded by the exons ATGCCGCACAAACACACCCGTCGCGAGAAGGACGAAAACAC cttcgacctccccccaacccaaatAGCCAAgccactcccacccaccaccatctccaaaaagaaagaaaacgagaaaaacaacaagaaaagaaaaccccaGCAGCCAAAGAAGGGCGATGATCCAAATCAGCAAAATGAcgcccccaaacccaaaaagagaaaacgCGGCGACAAGAATGACGATGCGCCTCGTGCTTTCAAGAGGTTGATGGCTATCAATGAGGGGAGGTTACCGCGCTCGGGGTTGGATAATGGTGATgcgccaaagaagaagaagaagggaggggaCATCAGGAAACCAGTGGAAAAGGCGAAGGAGACGACcgcagaggagaagagggaagagcTCAAGATCATGCCGGGAGAGTCCATGGCCGAGTTCAACCAGCGTGTTGATGCTGCGCTGCCGATTAGTGGCTTGGTTACCAAGACTAAGCTCAAAGACGGGAAGGATCCGTTGGGGCTCAAGGTGAAGAGGAcgttgaaggagaagaagatgcaTAATATGTATGCCGAGTGGAGGATGATTGATGcgaagatcaaggagaagagggaggaggaacttgaggagctggaggagaaagagatgGAGAATGAGGCTATGGGGGTTTCTTggaagctggagcaggaagctgggaagaagaagaaggggaagaagaagacaaagTATATTGGGGAGGATAATGGGCCCGAGGGGGATCCGTGGgcggagatcaagaagaagaggaatgAGGGGAAGGTTGGGTTGAATGAGGTTGCGCAGGCGCCGCCCGAGTTGacgaagccgaggatgaaTAGCTTGGTGAGGGGGGCGAAGGTGCAGGTTGCAGATATTCCAAAGGCGGCGGGGAGTTtgaggcagagggaggagttgcaGGGGATTAGGGAGAATGTGGTGGAGCAGTATCGCAagctgatggaggggaggagggcggcgttggctgcggaggggaaggagagggatgatTAA